The Zingiber officinale cultivar Zhangliang chromosome 2A, Zo_v1.1, whole genome shotgun sequence genomic sequence ttgaaaaaattaacaaaatcataatctcgtgggcctaatatgaattatattaaggccacgttgggcctgatatgaaaaaaATATCAAGGCCACATTGGGTCCCATATGGAaaaatattaggcccaacgtggcccTGATATGAATCCATATTAGGTCCAACGTGAGCTTGATATAAATGAGTTTATATACTTTAGttgatttttttgataaaattttaatacctCCGTAGAAGCCAAAATATGCAATGGGTGGTACCGTTTGACTTTTTGCAGTCTCAAAAATTCATAGGACTTGAAATTTATATAATCCGAGGTATCTATATCGATCAGTGGATTTAACCAAAATCCACCCATGAACCTAAACAGATTTGATTCTCATTTCAGATCTTGTCGATTTCTGAGACCACAGGAGTCCAACGGTATCATCTATTGCATATTTTAACTTCTCCGAAGGTGTTATAATTTTAtcgaaaaaattaattaaaccctaactcttgtgggcctgatatgaaatcatatcaggtccTTAGgtctaatataaaattatatcaGATCTTTATTATACATGCATCCAtctaaaggagaaaagaaaaataagataaaagtagaaagaaaaaaaaaagattacatacatagaaaagagaaaagagaaagaaattaTATGAATAAGAAAGAAGAGGAAAATGATCGAGAAATATAACTGTAAAAATAGTAAATTGAAGGTGTCCtttactaaataataaaatataatatgatttttgctCAGTTCATAAATTTGAGTACGCCCTTGATAAATTATCTAGAAAAAGGGAGTGGTGGTGAATAGTCAAGGGACCCGGAAATGAACGGTTCAAAAGGATCCTTCTCCAAGAACGATGCGTTCAATTGCACCTGGCCGTTGAACCGGATCGGCACGGATTCCATGTTTGCCTACGACAAAAGCGAAGCCCGCCCTCATCTCTCAATGTCACCCTGCCACGCTACAAGACATATTGCAAAATGGTCGCCATCTCAAGCCGTGGGTCATAGAAGGATCCACGTGTCACCTCCGTCGGCCGTCAGTGGAGTGCACTTTCCAGCCCGTGCAGGCCATCAATGAAGAAGTTAACGTGTGCGGTGGAAAAGCGCCTTTGTGTGCAAATCCGGTGAACGATAAGGTGGGTTTTGGAAACTCAAATTGCTGGAGGCCCTCAAATATATAAGCCACCGAAACGGCCACTTCGCTACAAAACAAAACTGTCACGGAGCGAGAGAAAGCGAAAGCACCGGATATTTGGATCGCTCGCTCCGCTCCCTCCCTCGCGTCTCCTTCTTCCCTTCTTTTCCGAAGAGGAGCGACGGTCTCCTCGTCAGGTGAGATGGCGTCTTCGTCGATCCCTTCTCGATCCGCTTCATTCCCTCGGGTAGGATGCATTCCGAGATCGCCATTTTCCCTTTCATCCACCACCTTCGTCGTCCCGGTCGTCTTCTCCGCCGGGATCCGTAGAGGGTTCGGCAGCCGCCGCCTCGGCAGACCTATTTCCGTGAGGAGCGTCAAGCAGTCCGTCACTGATGGTGGTAAGATATTTTGTCCGGCCTTCGACCTACTAGTTCGGATTGgcttttctttttcccttctGTTTTACATCTTATACTCCGGACGACATTGCTTTGATTTTTTGAGCTTTATGAACTGTTGAATTTATCTTGTAGGTGCACCAGGTTTCGTGATTGCAGATGATGCCGCATCTATAACATCAAGTATAAAGTATCATGCCGATTTCACTCCCTCATTCTCTCTGGAGAGTGTTGATCTCTCCAAGGCTTACTTTGCTGCGGCGCAAAGTGTTCGTGATGCATTAATAATAAATTGGAACGCAACTTATGAGCACTATGAAAAGATGAATATGAAACAGGCTTACTATCTTTCAATGGAATTTCTTCAGGTTCAATGATTAATTTCACAGCTAGTATTGTAAAAAATTCAACTTGTATTTCCATGCTACTGATTCTTGTTATCCCTTATTGGCAACTTTAGGGAAGAGCACTATTAAATGCAATCGGTAATTTGGAGCTAACCGGCCAATATGCGGAAGCATTGAGTCAGCTAGGGCACAATCTTGAGAATGTTGCCGAGACGGTCAGACGAATTTCTCTTactcttttttttgtttttggaaATAGATCACAGTAGTCCTACAAGTGATTTCCTTATTCTAGTTTTAAGGTCTGTATTTTCTCATTAACGTCATATTGgcacatagtttttttttttttttttttctattatacaTATCGTTGCCTTGGGAGCTGATCACAAGGGGCTATGTTTACTCTCTTTACAATAGATGTGTATTGAGTCTCTCTTCTTTCCTACATTATAATTTCACGATTTCTTGGCTCGGGTCAATAATCTTATCCAGGAACCAGATGCTGCACTTGGGAATGGTGGTTTAGGACGTCTAGCCTCATGCTTTTTGGATTCCTTAGCAACTTTGAATTATCCTGCCTGGGGATATGGGCTTCGTTACAGATACGGATTGTTCAAACAGAACATCACAAAAGATGGACAGGAGGAAGTAGCAGAAAACTGGCTTGAGGTATGTCTCCTAAACTTGCTTTTACGTCATCTGATTCATTTCGTGTTCATTATGGTTGTCATTTTATTTCATTCTATAATTTGTTATAAATCCTAGTGATTTTCCCACATATTTTTGCTACAGATGGGATATCCCTGGGAAATTGTTCGATATGATGTCTCATATCCTGTAAAGTTTTACGGGAAGGTGGTTATTGGCTCAGATGAAAAGAAGCATTGGATTGGTGGGGAGGATATTGAAGTTATTGCCCATGATGTACCAATTCCTGGATACAGGACTAAAACCACAATTAACTTGCGTCTCTGGTCGACGAAAGTGCCATCAGAATGCTTTGATTTGGAAGCTTTTAATTGTGGAGAACATACCAAAGCATCCGAGGCACATGCAAACGCCGAAAAGGTTTCTGGTCTATCATATCATTAACAGATCTCTAAATGTCTAACTTGCTATTCATGTAACAATTTTCCATGCATAATGATCAAGTTTAGGATACTATTCAATTCTTTTCAAATGAAAATGGTGAActttcttgaaccatttattCATGATATTCATTTTTAAGACTGCTCAATTAGCTTCTTAAAGAGCTTCTATGTCCTTGTTTATATAGTTTCTCCGCCTGATCGGAGTTCAGTATTAGTTAATATTACCATTTTAATCACAAAGGAATGTCTGTAGAGGAACACTTACTAGTATACTAGTGTGTTTTTTGTTCATTAAAGCATGGTGAAGCACAAGTGCATATATTATATTCTGAGGAATCCACATGCTAATGATTACTTTCCAGGAGATATTTGTCAAGATGCCTCTTTGTTGCATACATGTTTCTGATGCATGATTTTTGAAGATAACGATTCTTGATATTGCAAGGATGTGTTATTCAGCTCTTGCTTGTGTTCCTATCCTTCTGTTTATATTTTAATTGATTTCTAAAGATACTTCAGGTTTTACTGTGTTTGATAATGATGCTTAATACATTAGTCATTAAACAAATATCCACTGATCAATAATCTGCCTGATACAGATATGCTATATATTGTATCCTGGAGATGATTCTATAGAGGGTAAAATTCTTCGGTTGAAACAACAATACACACTTTGTTCGGCCTCTCTTCAAGATATTATTGTGCGGTTTGAGAAGAGATCTGGAAGTTCTGTTAATTGGGAAGAATTTCCTGACAAGGTTGCAGTCCAAATGAATGATACTCATCCTACTCTATGCATCCCAGAGTTAATGAGGATACTGATTGATGTGAAAGGATTAATCTGGGATCAGGCCTGGAAAATCACTCAGAGGTATTTGCCTGCGTTTTCTTTCAGTTCTGTATAGTGTATATCATGATTTTATTTCTCTGCTTCTAAAAAATTTTCAAGAACTGAACCAAACTTTTTTATTAATAAAgattaaaccaaatcaaaagtTGAGTTTGTTTTTTTTAGTTTGAACAGGTCAGATATCTGTTAAGGTAATGGATTAGATTTGTTCACAATTGTTTGGTACCTAACTGGCAGTACTGATTTGTACTAGCCCATGCAGTTAGCCAGCACAGTATAGTTTTAAAGTTGTGCTTGCCCTGTATGGAGTATTATATGGACTGGAATTTCAACCTTGCTTGTAGTAACTTGTTCTACATGCTAAAAGGAAGGCAAAGTCATTTTTGCTCTGTTTTGAACTCCTTTTATTACCTTctcttgaaatgactctttagtaaGTCATGTTTCTTCCTCAAGGTTCTTTTTCTTGTCACTTAAAAAGCTTTCTATACAATGCAATTTTCCAGCTAGATTAATTCTTCTCTTTTTGATTCAGATGCTAGAGTTAATCACTGAGCTTCCACTATCATGTGTTGCTAATTATTGCCTGCTAAgccattttttttataaattgcaTTCTGATTTCCACTTGCATTTTCTAGAACTGTTGCATATACAAACCATACAGTTCTTCCAGAAGCtttagagaagtggagtttggaGTTGATGCAGAAGCTACTTCCACGGCATGTGGAGATCATAGAGAAGATAGATAACGAGGTACAATTTGGTATGCCTATAATTTGTTATGTAATTTAGCACTAGATAATCCCCATTTAATCATTTTTTACATTGCTTTCATTGATATAAACAGTTGCTTAATGACATCATTTTGGATCATGGAAAGGAAGATCTTAAGCTTTTGGAGAAGAAACTCAAAGATATGAGAATTTTGGACAATGTTGACTTTCCAGATTCCGTTCAGAAATTGTTCGAAAAACCGAAGAAAGAGACCAGAAAAGGGAGCCTGGAAAAGACCTTGGTAGAAGCTCCTGCTCCCCTTCAATCTGAGAAAAAGCTTCAAGTGGAAAATTTAAAACCGTCCAGTGTTTTGGACAATAAAGTAGAATCTGGCAAAAAACTTTCTGACAAAGCTCAGACAAAAACAGATTTGTCTAAAAAAATCAAAGCAGAGGAAGAGAttcatggagaagaagaagaaaaaaaagaagaagaagatgaagaagatgatgatgatgaagaagaagaagaagaagaagaaacttttTTGAAATCTAATCCGAAGTTACCTAAAATGGTTCGCATGGCAAATCTCTGTGTTGTCGGTGGCCATGCAGTGAATGGAGTTGCTGAAATACACAGTGACATAGTTAAGCAGGATGTGTTCCAGAACTTCTACAAGGTAAATATTATATAATGTAAATGTTATTTTAGTTCTTACTTGATGCAAAATCAGCTAATTCAATCTAGTTTAATCTAATGTTCTTACAAGTGATTGTATAATGAGTATTATCATCTTGCAGTTATGGCCAGAAAAATTTCAGAATAAGACAAATGGTGTAACTCCTCGTCGCTGGATTCGTTTTTGCAATCCTGAATTGAGCGGCATATTAACTAAGTGGATTGGTACAGATGAATGGGTTCTCAACACGGAGAAGCTAGCAGATCTTAGGAAGGTAACTAATGGTCTGGCTTCTCTAAAATTTGGCTTTATTTTATTCAACCCTCCactgattttgtgatgatttatTATTAACTAGACATGTATTCATTATGCTTATATCAAACTCTTATATTGAATCAGCCGTTAATTAACTATTTTGAATTGGTGACAGCAGGAGAAGTTAACTAGACTGTATCTATACTGTCATGCGCATCTGTTTTGTAGAATAAAAACTCATGTGCATCATCTTTACAGTCAGGATCTATTTTTCTTCCTGTTAAATGGCGGTAGCACACTTTCATAATCAACTAAAATACCTTTAGTCAACTAGTACTTATTGTAACCTCGTTGCTTCAACCTTCTGTTCCAACTTGTCATGTTCTGCAGAGTGCCAACCCTCAGATCTGTCTTTGTTCTTGTTTTACATTTTAATATCAATCTTTTGGACAAATTTATCAATCATTAATTcttaggaaaatacttattttttCCTTCCCATGGTAGATCATAGTAAAATTAAGAAATGGTCCAACATATTTTTGTCTTATTTCCAGGGCCTTACATTAACTTTTTTAACTATCATTATCAGTTTCTTTGTATTCTCTAACATATGTATACAAATCTTGACAGTTTGCTGACAATGAGGACCTCCATTTGGAATGGAGAGAGGTTAAAAGAAACAACAAATTGAAAGTTGCTTCATTTATAAAAGAGAAAACAGGATACATAGTCAGCCCAAATTCTATGTTTGATATTCAGGTTGTACATATGAAAAAAACAATCCTGTAATTTCAAGTTGTTTTTAATCATTAGCTTACAAAGCTTGCTTGCTTTCTTATCAGGTGAAGCGGATTCATGAATATAAGCGTCAACTATTGAATATCCTAGGAATTGTCTACCGTtataagaaaatgaaagaaaTGAGCGCAAAAGAGAGATTATTAAGTTTCGTACCTAGGGTCTGTATATTTGGTGGGAAAGCTTTTGCTACATATGTTCAAGCTAAGAGAATAGTTAAGTTCATCACAGATGTTGCGTTCACAATAAATCATGATCCAGATATTGGAGATTTACTGAAGGTATGTTTAGCCAAATGTCGGTTGAATCCTGATCATATCTCTCTTTGCCATTAATTCTATACTGTGGGAAAAATATACCCTGGTTTTATTTCCAGGTTGTCTTTGTTCCTGACTACAATGTCAGCGTTGCTGAGAAGCTCATACCAGCCAGTGAGTTATCTCAACATATCAGGTAGTTCTACTCCCATGATCCAGTTTTCTTTGTGACATGTGAGCTATATTTGATGAATAAGCTCCATGTTGTGATCCGTAGTCTTTCTACTTGCCACAACTCAAAACCATTATATACAAAAAAAATTTCTCTCATTTGCGATGGTGATTATGAGCGGCATTGAATTGGAGATGTTAATTTAATATCATTTATTATCCAATTTTGTCAATTTTCTTGAACTCAATTGGGCACAACCTTGTTTTCTATTTCATAGCACGGCTGGCATGGAAGCAAGTGGAACTAGTAACATGAAGTTTGCAATGAATGGCTGCATTCTAATTGGAACTCTGGATGGAGCCAATGTTGAGATAAGGGAAGAAGTCGGAGAAGacaacttcttcctctttggtGCTCGTGCTGATGAAATCGCCGGTTTACGGGAAgaaagagcaaagggaaaggtatGAGTGCTTTCCTCATtgggaaaattcaaaaaaaaaatgcccTGTGTTTTGAAGATTTATAAAATCTACTAtacaaaaatatattataaaactaaaaaaatgggtttttttttgaaaaaccaaAAAAGATGAAAATTTTATTACTTAGAATATATTTAGAATTATAAAAAaggataaatataaattttaaagtgTCATCCCCATATTTGTCTAAATATGGGTTGCCTTGCATTTTGCCTTCTTTATTTTAGTTAACTACAAAAATGTTTCCATATTTGACTAATTGAATAAGCTTATTGGCCCCGACCTGCTTACAGTTTAAATCAGACCCACGATTTGAGGAGGTGAAGAAATTTGTCCGAAGTGGTGTATTTGGAATACATAACTACAACGAACTTATGGGATCCTTGGAAGGGAATGAAGGATTTGGTCGTGCAGATTATTTTCTTGTTGGCAAGGACTTTCCAAGTTACCTTGAATGCCAAGAGAAAGTTGACGAAGCATACCGTGATCAAAAGGTAATGAATCATCAATGTAACAATTCTCAACACTCAGTCCACATAATATGCCTGCCTGTTTTGCTGAAAATTTCTTCTGTTCTTGCGTCTCGTTTTTCTTTGCACAATTAATTGTTTTTGAAAGTACATTAAATTATACAATAGAAAAGCCCGCTTGAGTTTATGCAAGCATGTAGACTATGCACAGGACTTGCCCGGAGTGATATCTGTTTTGCTAATAGTTCTAAgctgtttcattttttttttcagggATGGACAAAAATGTCAATCTTGAACACTGCTGGCTCCTACAAGTTTAGCAGCGATCGGACGATTCACGAGTATGCAAAGGCAATCTGGGACATCAAACCTGTTGTAGTACCTTGAAAAAGAATCTGAATCTTTCATCTCTTTTTAGAGAAACCTACGTCGCCTCGCCCAAGTTCAAATAATGGGAGTCGTTTGTTGTTGAGAAATAAGCTGACGTATTATCATCCTTTTCAGCTTGCATTTTCTTGATGTTTGCTTAGAAAGGACACGCCGTATccttaaataaaaatgtattcaGGAATATTTTTCCCAGTTCTGGCATGGAAAACTGTCCGTTTGTAAATGTATTTCCCAATTGCAAACTGCTCATGTTCTTTTGGTCGTATATTTCAATGTGTTCCACGAACACAGTACGTTGGGATGAATCATGTCTTCGGGTGTGTGTAAGCCCGAGATGGGTGATGCTGCTCAGCAATTGCTACTCTTACTGCCACAGATCCAAGTAGGTTACTAGAAGCTCTCTCACATCCTGTTTCTGAACACTCTTATGTGTAAAATTCCAACCAATAATTTTGATCTCACTGATTCTTGTAGGATCCACCGGTTGCACTTCCCCAGCTCCCAAAGCCATGCATGGCTGCCCTCGTGCTTTAAGAGCTCATGACTGTTGCCGGTGCAAAAGGTTATGCGATACTGCTGATGACATTGCTCGACTACTTGCTCCTCCAATTTAGCCATCTAACATCTAATTTTTGGTCAGTCTTGTTTTGTTTTGTGTCCGTGAGCTAAAGTGAAAGAGATTGCACTTTGTTTAGTTAACCCCAGTCGTATGCCCTCGCGGAAGGCCATTGCTCGTTCTTGAATAATTGGACTGAACCTGCATATTATTGTCTAGTCTATGACGTTTAAATGGGCCTTACCAGACTATTCGGGCTCATTACAAGCCCGGCTTTCTTGCTCAGGACTCCCTATCTCCTCGATCTTGTTTCCCGGCGAACATCATTCGGCAATTTATCAACTTATGTTCAAAATCATTCGGCAATTTATCAACTTGAACATCATTTTCACGTCAACGAAGGTAAATAGCAGATGATCTTATTTGCACATGTAATTATGCTACTTGATGAGTGTGATTGAATTAAATCCAAATTCTGGAGAAACATGTAGAAGGCCAAGATTTTAAGTTAAGAATATGAGTATGACTCATAAATTATGTGCTCCTcatgttaaaagaaaatttatgagATATTCGAATAATATCTAGGAGAAATTAAGTGTAGTTCTAATGATGATAAAATGTCGGGAAATAAGTTGAGATGGTATGGGCATGTTCACTCAATAAGGTTGATGAGATCTTCTTGAATCATCCAAAGCGAATATTGAGATCCTGATTTCTTAATTCCTTCCTTGACGACCATGGGACCATCCACGTATTTGTACCAAATAATTTAGTATTGGGTGATCACTATTCAGCAAACCCATTACTCATGGATAATACATTATATTTACTAAGATATA encodes the following:
- the LOC122040643 gene encoding alpha-1,4 glucan phosphorylase L isozyme, chloroplastic/amyloplastic-like encodes the protein MASSSIPSRSASFPRVGCIPRSPFSLSSTTFVVPVVFSAGIRRGFGSRRLGRPISVRSVKQSVTDGGAPGFVIADDAASITSSIKYHADFTPSFSLESVDLSKAYFAAAQSVRDALIINWNATYEHYEKMNMKQAYYLSMEFLQGRALLNAIGNLELTGQYAEALSQLGHNLENVAETEPDAALGNGGLGRLASCFLDSLATLNYPAWGYGLRYRYGLFKQNITKDGQEEVAENWLEMGYPWEIVRYDVSYPVKFYGKVVIGSDEKKHWIGGEDIEVIAHDVPIPGYRTKTTINLRLWSTKVPSECFDLEAFNCGEHTKASEAHANAEKICYILYPGDDSIEGKILRLKQQYTLCSASLQDIIVRFEKRSGSSVNWEEFPDKVAVQMNDTHPTLCIPELMRILIDVKGLIWDQAWKITQRTVAYTNHTVLPEALEKWSLELMQKLLPRHVEIIEKIDNELLNDIILDHGKEDLKLLEKKLKDMRILDNVDFPDSVQKLFEKPKKETRKGSLEKTLVEAPAPLQSEKKLQVENLKPSSVLDNKVESGKKLSDKAQTKTDLSKKIKAEEEIHGEEEEKKEEEDEEDDDDEEEEEEEETFLKSNPKLPKMVRMANLCVVGGHAVNGVAEIHSDIVKQDVFQNFYKLWPEKFQNKTNGVTPRRWIRFCNPELSGILTKWIGTDEWVLNTEKLADLRKFADNEDLHLEWREVKRNNKLKVASFIKEKTGYIVSPNSMFDIQVKRIHEYKRQLLNILGIVYRYKKMKEMSAKERLLSFVPRVCIFGGKAFATYVQAKRIVKFITDVAFTINHDPDIGDLLKVVFVPDYNVSVAEKLIPASELSQHISTAGMEASGTSNMKFAMNGCILIGTLDGANVEIREEVGEDNFFLFGARADEIAGLREERAKGKFKSDPRFEEVKKFVRSGVFGIHNYNELMGSLEGNEGFGRADYFLVGKDFPSYLECQEKVDEAYRDQKGWTKMSILNTAGSYKFSSDRTIHEYAKAIWDIKPVVVP